A stretch of the Bordetella genomosp. 8 genome encodes the following:
- a CDS encoding endopeptidase: MMMKTLVVASVLAVSLSACNKKEDAPAPASSTPSTTAPSSSTPAPSTTAPAAGGGGATTTPGNGSGGGTTGGTTQ; encoded by the coding sequence ATGATGATGAAAACCCTGGTTGTGGCTAGTGTCCTGGCCGTTTCGCTGAGCGCGTGCAACAAGAAGGAAGACGCGCCCGCCCCGGCCAGCAGCACGCCTTCCACCACGGCCCCGTCGTCGTCCACCCCGGCCCCCTCCACCACCGCGCCGGCTGCCGGCGGCGGCGGCGCCACCACCACGCCGGGCAACGGCAGCGGTGGCGGCACGACGGGCGGCACCACGCAGTAA
- a CDS encoding ribosomal protein uL16 3-hydroxylase, with translation MIPSINPQPDQPLDLLGGRTPAQFMKSYWQRKPLLIRQAIPGFKPPVGIAELKRMARNDDVASRLIWREDGQWQMEHGPFARLPKASEPDWTLLVQSVDQHHDAAAELMHRFRFIPDARLDDVMISIATDGGGVGPHFDSYDVFLLQAVGRREWRIGRQRDLSLQPDLPLKILRHFEPEATYVLEPGDMLYLPPQVAHDGIAQGDCMTISIGFRAPDQAALARGMLEAAAEQVLARAGQPSGPYGEPPLPGPRLQARYRDAGLQATRHPAELPEGLAAAALDAVRRVRFDEALAHRFLGCWLTEPGAAAVFDVPAEDGPDLAAAWPASGVLRLDRRTRMLYRGRQVFINGETAPVPASPALRQLADARRLACGDPAAAKLTDEERECLVQWLDDGWLVYESDKSRL, from the coding sequence ATGATCCCATCGATCAATCCGCAGCCGGACCAGCCCCTGGACCTGCTGGGCGGCCGCACGCCGGCGCAATTCATGAAATCGTATTGGCAGCGCAAGCCGTTGCTCATACGCCAGGCCATTCCGGGCTTCAAGCCGCCGGTCGGCATCGCCGAACTGAAGCGGATGGCCCGCAACGACGACGTCGCGTCGCGCCTGATCTGGCGCGAAGACGGGCAATGGCAGATGGAGCACGGGCCGTTCGCACGCTTGCCCAAGGCATCCGAACCCGACTGGACGCTGTTGGTGCAGAGCGTGGACCAGCATCACGACGCCGCCGCCGAACTGATGCATCGTTTCCGCTTCATCCCGGATGCGCGACTGGACGATGTGATGATCAGCATCGCCACCGATGGCGGCGGCGTCGGACCGCATTTCGACAGCTACGACGTGTTCCTGCTACAGGCGGTCGGGCGGCGCGAATGGCGCATCGGCCGGCAACGGGACCTGAGCCTGCAGCCCGACCTGCCGCTGAAGATCCTGCGTCACTTCGAACCCGAGGCCACCTACGTGCTGGAGCCGGGCGACATGCTGTACCTGCCGCCCCAGGTAGCGCACGACGGCATCGCACAGGGCGATTGCATGACGATCTCGATAGGCTTTCGCGCGCCCGACCAGGCCGCGCTGGCGCGCGGCATGCTCGAAGCCGCCGCGGAGCAGGTGCTGGCGCGCGCCGGCCAGCCCAGCGGCCCCTACGGCGAACCTCCGCTGCCCGGACCGCGCCTGCAGGCCCGGTATCGGGATGCGGGCCTGCAGGCGACCAGGCACCCGGCCGAGCTGCCCGAAGGGCTGGCGGCCGCCGCGCTCGACGCGGTGCGCCGCGTGCGCTTCGACGAAGCCTTGGCGCACCGCTTCCTGGGCTGCTGGCTGACGGAACCCGGCGCCGCCGCGGTGTTCGACGTGCCCGCCGAGGACGGCCCGGACCTGGCGGCCGCATGGCCCGCCAGCGGCGTGTTGCGGCTGGACCGCCGTACCCGCATGCTTTATCGCGGCAGGCAGGTATTCATCAACGGCGAAACCGCGCCGGTGCCGGCCAGCCCCGCGCTACGGCAGTTGGCGGACGCCAGGCGCCTGGCCTGCGGCGACCCGGCCGCCGCCAAATTGACCGATGAAGAGCGGGAGTGCCTGGTCCAATGGCTGGACGATGGCTGGCTGGTATATGAATCAGACAAATCTCGCCTCTGA
- the mutS gene encoding DNA mismatch repair protein MutS has translation MEKNDLSEKSDLSGHTPMMQQYLKLKAEAGPLLLFYRMGDFYEMFYEDAERGARLLNLTLTKRGTSNGSPIPMAGVPVHAMEQYLARLVALGESIAICEQIGDPAASKGPVERRIVRIVTPGTLTDDALLPAKADRCLAAVFPGAGRSPRAGLAWLNLASGDFRVTECAPAQIESELHRIAPAEIVYPEGADLRISIDGAQTRVPDWHFESDGARAHLLAHFRTDSLAGFDVEDMPAGVRAAGALLRYAARTQSQALSHVQGISVDRPGQYVLMDPVTRRNLELTQTLSGEESPTLFSILDNCRTPMGSRLLRRWLHHPLRDNAPVLERQRAIAALLAARLDTPAGLAAALPLDTLRDTLKRFPDIERIAARVALRSARPRELASLRDALGDLPALCEQVRALATEGRFAALADKLCPDSAIHALLAATIAPEPAAAIRDGGVIATGHDAELDELRALATDGGDFLIQLEARERERSGIANLRVEFNRVHGFYIEVSRGQADKVPEDYRRRQTLKNVERYITPELKTWEDRVLSAQDRSLAREKWLYEQMLDQLGGHVRALSDCAWALAEVDTLAALAEHARRHDWNAPELSEDAEIDIDAGRHPVVERAIERFTPNSCKMDATRRMLLITGPNMGGKSTYMRQVALIALLARTGSFVPAARARIGRLDRIFTRIGAADDLAGGRSTFMMEMTEAAAILAASTPASLVLMDEIGRGTSTYDGLALAWAIALRLLTHNRALTLFATHYFEITRMPAEQPTAANVHLAAAESAGGIVFLHEVRDGPASRSYGIQVAQRAGVPAAVIRQASRELERLEAQGAPTPQLGLFAAAAQADAESAALSAAAHETETLLALRAALADVDPDSLTPREALDTLYRLKAHLQ, from the coding sequence ATGGAAAAAAACGATCTGTCGGAAAAAAGCGATCTGTCCGGCCACACGCCGATGATGCAGCAGTACCTCAAGCTGAAGGCCGAAGCCGGCCCGCTGCTGCTCTTCTACCGTATGGGCGACTTCTATGAAATGTTCTATGAAGACGCCGAACGGGGCGCGCGCCTGCTCAATCTGACGCTGACCAAGCGCGGCACGTCCAACGGCAGCCCCATTCCCATGGCCGGCGTGCCCGTCCATGCCATGGAGCAGTACCTGGCCAGGCTGGTCGCGCTGGGCGAATCCATCGCCATCTGCGAACAGATCGGCGATCCCGCGGCGTCCAAGGGGCCGGTCGAGCGGCGCATCGTGCGCATCGTCACCCCGGGCACACTCACCGACGACGCCTTGCTGCCCGCCAAGGCGGACCGCTGCCTGGCGGCGGTGTTCCCCGGCGCCGGCCGGTCGCCGCGCGCCGGGCTGGCCTGGCTGAACCTGGCCAGCGGCGACTTTCGCGTCACGGAATGCGCGCCGGCGCAGATCGAATCGGAATTGCACCGGATCGCACCGGCCGAAATCGTCTATCCGGAAGGCGCGGACCTGCGCATCTCGATAGACGGCGCGCAAACCCGCGTTCCGGACTGGCATTTCGAAAGCGATGGCGCGCGCGCGCATCTGTTGGCGCACTTCCGCACCGATTCCCTGGCCGGCTTCGACGTCGAGGACATGCCGGCCGGCGTACGCGCCGCCGGCGCCCTGCTGCGCTACGCCGCGCGCACGCAATCGCAGGCCTTGTCGCACGTCCAGGGCATCAGCGTGGACCGGCCCGGGCAGTACGTGCTGATGGACCCCGTCACCCGCCGCAACCTCGAACTGACGCAGACGCTCAGCGGCGAAGAATCCCCCACGCTGTTTTCCATATTGGACAACTGCCGTACGCCCATGGGCAGCCGGCTGCTGCGGCGCTGGCTGCATCATCCGCTGCGCGACAACGCGCCCGTACTGGAGCGCCAGCGCGCCATCGCCGCGCTGCTCGCCGCCAGGCTGGACACGCCGGCGGGGCTGGCGGCCGCCCTGCCCCTGGACACCCTGCGCGACACCTTGAAGCGCTTTCCCGATATCGAGCGCATCGCCGCCCGTGTCGCCCTGCGTTCCGCGCGCCCGCGCGAACTGGCCAGCCTGCGCGACGCGCTGGGCGATCTGCCGGCCTTGTGCGAACAGGTCCGCGCGCTGGCCACGGAAGGCCGTTTCGCCGCGCTGGCCGACAAGCTGTGTCCCGACTCGGCCATCCACGCCCTGCTCGCCGCCACCATCGCCCCCGAACCCGCGGCGGCGATCCGCGACGGGGGCGTCATCGCCACCGGCCATGACGCCGAGCTGGACGAGCTGCGCGCGCTTGCCACCGATGGCGGCGACTTCCTGATCCAGCTCGAAGCCCGCGAACGCGAGCGCAGCGGCATCGCCAACCTGCGCGTCGAGTTCAACCGCGTCCATGGCTTCTATATCGAGGTCAGCCGGGGACAGGCCGACAAGGTGCCGGAAGACTACCGGCGCCGCCAGACCCTGAAGAACGTCGAACGCTACATCACGCCTGAGCTCAAGACCTGGGAAGACCGCGTGCTGTCGGCGCAGGACCGCTCCCTGGCGCGCGAAAAATGGCTGTACGAGCAGATGCTGGACCAGCTGGGCGGCCACGTGCGCGCCCTGTCGGATTGCGCCTGGGCGCTGGCGGAGGTCGACACGTTGGCCGCCCTGGCCGAGCATGCGCGCCGGCATGACTGGAATGCGCCCGAACTGTCGGAAGACGCGGAGATCGATATCGACGCCGGCCGCCACCCGGTGGTGGAACGCGCCATCGAACGCTTCACGCCGAACAGCTGCAAGATGGACGCCACGCGGCGCATGCTGCTGATCACCGGCCCCAACATGGGCGGCAAGTCCACGTACATGAGGCAGGTGGCGTTGATCGCGCTGCTGGCGCGCACCGGCAGCTTCGTCCCCGCCGCGCGGGCGCGGATCGGACGGCTCGACCGGATCTTCACGCGCATCGGCGCGGCCGACGACCTGGCGGGCGGCCGCTCCACGTTCATGATGGAAATGACGGAGGCAGCCGCCATCCTGGCGGCCAGCACCCCGGCCAGCCTGGTACTGATGGATGAAATCGGCCGCGGCACGTCCACCTACGACGGCCTGGCACTGGCATGGGCCATCGCGCTGCGCCTGCTGACGCACAACCGCGCGCTGACGCTCTTCGCCACGCATTATTTCGAGATCACCCGCATGCCCGCCGAACAGCCTACCGCCGCCAACGTCCATCTGGCCGCGGCGGAATCGGCCGGCGGCATCGTCTTCCTGCATGAAGTCCGCGACGGCCCGGCCAGCCGCAGCTACGGCATCCAGGTGGCGCAGCGCGCCGGCGTGCCGGCCGCCGTCATCCGCCAGGCTTCCCGGGAGCTGGAGCGGCTGGAGGCGCAAGGCGCGCCGACGCCGCAGCTGGGCCTGTTCGCCGCCGCCGCCCAGGCGGACGCGGAATCCGCGGCGCTGTCGGCCGCCGCCCACGAAACCGAAACACTGCTGGCGCTGCGCGCGGCCCTGGCCGACGTCGACCCGGACAGCCTGACCCCGCGCGAAGCGCTGGACACGCTGTATCGATTGAAAGCCCACCTGCAATAA
- a CDS encoding LysR substrate-binding domain-containing protein, which yields MTLQQLRDFIAVADLGSLRAAARSRGVTAPALAKNIRALEDGLHAVLVERRSRGVALTEAGRALLAHARLIDSQASKAAEDIAQRQGKMEGSLSMGVGPSAGVALLPGVLKDFQRSFPAVNVNMYGGSYYDHIGPLHQGSLDMAIVAVPDMHESTLDVEHLFYNDLVVACRRGHPLSRARSLSDLVDCVWVLTGPPGRGPGSAILEAFRQRDLPRPTRLVQCDMTWTLNTLLVHSDMLCALPRIMIEQPGLSGSLQALKLVDTLPSYSISLVRRSNTPLLPIADHMATLIRRHAHYFAVSQPAAS from the coding sequence ATGACGCTCCAACAGCTACGCGACTTCATCGCTGTCGCCGACCTGGGCAGCCTGCGGGCCGCGGCGCGCAGCCGTGGCGTCACCGCCCCGGCGCTGGCCAAGAATATCCGCGCCCTCGAGGACGGCCTGCATGCGGTCCTCGTCGAGCGTCGCTCGCGCGGCGTCGCGCTGACCGAGGCGGGCCGAGCGCTGCTCGCGCATGCACGCTTGATCGACTCCCAGGCCAGCAAGGCGGCCGAAGACATTGCCCAGCGCCAGGGCAAGATGGAAGGATCGCTTTCGATGGGCGTCGGGCCATCGGCTGGGGTCGCACTGCTACCCGGCGTCCTGAAGGACTTCCAGCGCAGCTTTCCCGCCGTCAACGTGAATATGTACGGCGGCTCCTACTACGACCATATCGGCCCCCTGCACCAGGGCAGCCTGGACATGGCGATCGTCGCCGTACCGGATATGCACGAATCCACCCTGGATGTGGAGCACCTTTTCTACAACGACCTAGTGGTGGCGTGCCGGCGCGGGCATCCGCTCAGCCGGGCGCGTTCGCTTTCGGATCTGGTCGACTGTGTCTGGGTGCTGACTGGCCCGCCGGGGCGCGGCCCGGGATCGGCGATCCTTGAAGCGTTCCGCCAGCGCGATCTGCCGCGGCCTACCCGCCTTGTCCAGTGCGACATGACGTGGACGCTCAACACCCTGCTGGTGCACAGCGATATGCTTTGCGCCTTGCCCCGCATCATGATCGAACAACCGGGCCTGTCCGGATCCCTGCAGGCCTTGAAGCTCGTCGATACGCTTCCGAGCTACAGCATCAGCCTGGTCAGGCGCAGCAATACCCCCTTGCTGCCCATCGCCGATCACATGGCCACGTTGATCAGGCGCCATGCGCACTACTTCGCGGTTTCCCAGCCAGCCGCTTCCTAG
- a CDS encoding Bug family tripartite tricarboxylate transporter substrate binding protein, whose amino-acid sequence MTIIDKLCATLALGVAAALAAGHACAADYPVRATTIYVGFAAGGPTDVVARLLAEGLSRKLGQPFVVENRPGASGELAANLVKKAAPDGYTLMVGANGTLAILPVVKKGLGYEPLHDFTPIAPVARFPYYLVVSNQSRFRSYGDLIETGRKPAENLTFGSAGPGSANHLAGVWFSKAAGIASTHVPYKGDAAVLSDLIAGRVDFAFLAGSIVIPQVDSKNLRMLASASSSADIGLPGLPILGQGPLAGYSAEPWNGLLGPAGMPESVVRTLNAAVNEVMTSDSVAARLKAIDQYPFPGSAQAFADHIRTQTERTAEIVRKSNLTIE is encoded by the coding sequence ATGACAATCATCGACAAGCTATGCGCCACGCTGGCCCTGGGCGTCGCGGCAGCCCTGGCCGCCGGCCACGCATGTGCCGCCGACTATCCGGTCAGGGCGACAACCATCTATGTCGGGTTCGCCGCGGGCGGCCCCACCGACGTGGTCGCCAGGCTGCTCGCCGAAGGCTTGAGCAGAAAGCTGGGTCAACCGTTCGTGGTCGAAAACCGCCCGGGCGCCAGCGGCGAGCTCGCCGCGAATCTGGTGAAGAAGGCCGCGCCCGACGGCTACACGCTGATGGTAGGCGCCAACGGCACCTTGGCCATACTTCCCGTCGTCAAGAAAGGGTTGGGATACGAGCCCTTGCACGACTTCACACCGATCGCGCCGGTCGCGCGCTTTCCGTATTACCTGGTGGTTTCCAACCAGTCCAGGTTCAGGTCGTACGGCGACCTGATCGAAACGGGCCGCAAGCCGGCCGAAAACCTGACCTTCGGCTCGGCCGGCCCGGGATCGGCCAACCATCTCGCCGGCGTCTGGTTTTCCAAGGCGGCGGGGATCGCCTCCACCCACGTTCCCTACAAGGGCGACGCGGCCGTGCTGAGCGACCTGATTGCCGGCAGGGTCGATTTCGCCTTCCTCGCGGGATCGATCGTCATTCCCCAGGTCGACTCGAAGAATCTTCGCATGCTCGCGTCCGCCAGTTCCTCCGCCGACATCGGCTTGCCGGGCCTGCCCATATTGGGCCAGGGGCCCTTGGCGGGCTATTCGGCCGAGCCATGGAATGGCCTGCTCGGCCCCGCCGGCATGCCGGAAAGCGTGGTCAGGACGCTGAACGCCGCGGTCAACGAAGTCATGACCAGCGATAGCGTGGCCGCCAGGCTCAAGGCGATCGACCAGTATCCGTTTCCCGGTTCCGCGCAGGCGTTCGCGGACCACATTCGCACGCAGACCGAACGCACGGCCGAGATCGTCCGCAAGTCGAATCTCACGATCGAGTGA
- a CDS encoding SDR family NAD(P)-dependent oxidoreductase, which translates to MSRRLAGKVAIVTGAGCVGPGWGNGRAVAVRFAQEGALVLAVDKSADAMTETLALAGDAAPRISTWTGDATRSDDVQAMVQACVARFGKIDVLVNNVGGSRKGGPVDLAEADWDAQIDFNLKSVFLACKFAIPEMLKVGGGAIVNTASTSALRWTGAAQVGYASAKAGIVQLSRVVAIEYAARNIRVNTVIPGQMHTPMVEARLAKQRAGGDLDSLLAQRQSRIPLGFMGDGRDTANAALFLASDEARFITATEIVVDGGMSARCD; encoded by the coding sequence ATGAGTCGAAGACTGGCAGGAAAAGTGGCGATAGTGACCGGTGCGGGATGCGTGGGGCCCGGTTGGGGCAACGGGCGCGCGGTGGCGGTGCGTTTCGCGCAGGAAGGCGCGCTGGTGCTCGCGGTGGACAAGAGCGCCGACGCGATGACGGAAACCTTGGCATTGGCGGGCGATGCGGCGCCGCGGATCAGCACCTGGACGGGCGATGCGACGCGGTCGGACGACGTGCAGGCGATGGTCCAGGCCTGCGTGGCGCGCTTCGGGAAGATCGACGTGCTGGTCAACAACGTCGGCGGTTCGCGCAAGGGCGGGCCGGTGGATCTTGCCGAAGCGGATTGGGACGCGCAGATCGACTTCAACCTGAAGAGCGTTTTCCTGGCGTGCAAATTCGCGATTCCGGAGATGCTCAAGGTGGGCGGCGGCGCCATCGTCAATACGGCATCGACATCCGCCTTGCGATGGACTGGCGCGGCGCAGGTGGGCTATGCGTCAGCCAAGGCGGGGATCGTTCAATTGTCACGCGTGGTCGCGATCGAGTATGCGGCTCGCAACATACGCGTCAACACCGTGATCCCCGGCCAGATGCACACGCCCATGGTGGAGGCCCGTCTGGCGAAGCAGCGCGCGGGCGGCGATCTGGACAGCTTGCTGGCACAACGACAGTCGCGGATCCCGCTGGGCTTCATGGGCGACGGGCGCGATACGGCGAATGCCGCGCTGTTCCTGGCCTCCGATGAAGCACGTTTCATCACGGCAACGGAAATCGTCGTCGATGGCGGCATGAGCGCGCGTTGCGACTAG
- a CDS encoding NAD(P)-dependent oxidoreductase yields the protein MLKAGFIGLGRMGYALASNLLRNKVDVVVHDIHPDPVKSLVDKGATAGAGARAVAEAADVVFTMLPGPRQSREVLLGSDGVLANLTAGKLCIELSTVDTDTVDEIGRVAREKGIRFADAPVGRLATSADKGESLFMLGATDADFDACQSVLLKMGSTVLHCGGPGSGTRMKLINNLMVLCYCQLNSEALVLASSLGMDIRKTFDVLTGTTASNGQLKEKWPIKVLKGDLTPGFDIALGFKDLTLACQAAQSSGVSLPVGDLVRGMFRLARNAGYDGKDTSSLTEFWAAANGVAVPRC from the coding sequence ATGTTGAAAGCTGGGTTCATTGGTCTGGGCCGGATGGGATACGCATTGGCCTCGAATCTTCTACGCAACAAGGTCGACGTGGTCGTCCACGACATCCATCCCGATCCCGTCAAAAGCCTGGTGGACAAGGGCGCCACGGCGGGCGCGGGCGCCAGGGCGGTGGCCGAAGCGGCGGACGTCGTCTTCACGATGCTGCCGGGGCCCAGGCAATCCCGCGAAGTGCTCCTCGGGTCCGATGGCGTACTCGCCAACCTGACCGCCGGCAAGCTGTGCATCGAACTCAGCACGGTCGATACCGATACGGTCGATGAAATCGGCCGTGTCGCCAGGGAAAAAGGCATACGCTTCGCCGACGCGCCCGTGGGGCGGCTGGCGACCAGCGCCGACAAGGGCGAATCGCTGTTCATGCTGGGCGCGACGGATGCCGACTTCGACGCATGCCAGTCCGTCCTGCTGAAAATGGGCAGCACCGTGCTTCATTGCGGCGGTCCGGGGTCCGGCACCCGCATGAAGTTGATCAATAACCTGATGGTGCTGTGCTATTGCCAACTGAATTCGGAGGCGCTGGTGCTGGCGAGTTCGCTGGGCATGGATATCCGGAAGACTTTCGACGTCCTGACCGGCACGACGGCATCGAATGGCCAGCTCAAGGAAAAGTGGCCGATCAAGGTTCTCAAGGGCGACCTCACGCCGGGATTCGACATCGCGCTCGGCTTCAAGGACCTGACCCTGGCTTGCCAGGCCGCACAGTCCAGCGGCGTGTCGCTGCCCGTGGGCGATCTGGTGCGCGGCATGTTCCGGCTGGCGCGCAATGCGGGGTACGACGGCAAGGACACCTCGTCGCTCACGGAGTTCTGGGCGGCCGCGAACGGCGTCGCCGTTCCCCGGTGCTGA
- a CDS encoding NAD-dependent succinate-semialdehyde dehydrogenase, whose product MEYAQFIAGEFRQGTAGKTFRIVNPANGEALGDFACAARGDVEQAISAAAASFRGWRDTSPVERSALLRRVAILMKERTEEFARQISLELGKPVGESRKEVATALEMFEWAAEEARRLYGRVIPSRTIGTTQTMVLESIGPVAAFAGWNAPAITPARKISGALAAGCTVVLKPSEETAGVALLMARAIKDAGIPDGVVNMVFGEPVEIADLLCASPKIAMLTFTGATSVGKELGAKAARTLKRATLELGGHAPVIVCADVDVDRVVKAAVATKYRNSGQFCVCPTRFLVDEAIFPEFSEKFVDAASALKVGDPFDPATQMGPLKNQRRLEAVERLVDDARGRGVRIAAGGARMGTAGYYYMPTVLLEPGVDSDAANIEPFGPIALLASFGRLDDAIEEANRLPFGLAAYAYTNHLGTADRLAREIESGSVCINEWQASLPETPFGGHKDSGLGSEGGIEGIREFLRVKCVRQGAST is encoded by the coding sequence ATGGAATACGCGCAATTCATCGCCGGTGAGTTCCGGCAAGGCACGGCCGGTAAAACGTTCCGGATCGTCAATCCTGCCAATGGCGAGGCGCTCGGCGATTTCGCCTGCGCCGCCCGCGGCGATGTCGAGCAGGCCATTTCGGCCGCGGCGGCGAGCTTCCGCGGCTGGCGCGATACCTCGCCGGTGGAGCGCTCGGCACTGCTGCGACGCGTGGCCATCCTGATGAAGGAGCGGACCGAGGAATTCGCGCGCCAGATTTCGCTGGAGCTGGGCAAGCCCGTCGGCGAATCGCGCAAGGAAGTGGCCACCGCCTTGGAGATGTTCGAATGGGCGGCGGAAGAAGCGCGCAGGCTGTACGGGCGTGTCATTCCCTCACGCACGATCGGGACTACCCAGACCATGGTGCTGGAATCCATCGGTCCGGTGGCCGCCTTCGCGGGCTGGAACGCGCCCGCCATCACGCCCGCGCGCAAGATCAGCGGCGCATTGGCCGCCGGCTGCACGGTCGTGCTGAAACCTTCCGAGGAGACCGCCGGCGTGGCGTTGTTGATGGCCAGGGCGATCAAGGACGCCGGCATTCCGGACGGCGTGGTCAACATGGTCTTCGGCGAACCCGTGGAGATTGCCGATCTGCTGTGCGCATCGCCGAAGATCGCCATGTTGACGTTCACGGGCGCAACGTCCGTCGGCAAGGAACTGGGCGCCAAGGCCGCCAGGACCTTGAAGCGGGCGACGCTGGAACTGGGCGGGCACGCTCCCGTCATCGTCTGCGCGGACGTCGATGTCGATCGCGTCGTCAAGGCGGCAGTCGCCACGAAGTACAGGAATTCCGGGCAGTTCTGCGTCTGCCCCACGCGCTTCCTGGTCGATGAGGCGATCTTCCCCGAGTTTTCGGAAAAATTCGTCGACGCCGCGAGCGCGCTGAAAGTGGGGGATCCTTTCGACCCCGCCACGCAGATGGGTCCGCTGAAGAACCAGCGCCGCTTGGAGGCGGTCGAGCGGCTGGTGGACGACGCCCGCGGCCGCGGCGTCCGGATTGCCGCTGGTGGCGCGAGGATGGGCACGGCAGGGTACTACTACATGCCCACCGTGCTGCTGGAGCCGGGCGTCGATAGCGACGCGGCCAATATCGAGCCTTTCGGCCCCATCGCACTGCTTGCTTCGTTCGGGCGGCTGGACGACGCCATCGAGGAGGCCAATCGCCTGCCGTTCGGGCTGGCCGCCTATGCGTACACCAACCATCTGGGCACGGCGGATCGCCTTGCCCGTGAAATCGAGAGCGGTTCGGTGTGCATCAATGAATGGCAGGCCTCGCTGCCCGAAACGCCCTTCGGCGGCCACAAGGACAGCGGGCTGGGGTCGGAAGGCGGAATCGAGGGGATCCGCGAATTCCTGCGCGTCAAATGCGTGCGCCAGGGCGCGAGCACCTGA
- a CDS encoding MFS transporter: MSAIPRAGALPGAVRTATSIRRVVLAGAIGTLVEYYDYTVYAFLATTLAILFFPDMGALALLYTFAVFGVAFVVRPLGGIVLGALADRYGRKPALLVSVVMMVAATALIGLLPTYAQAGFLAPALLCLLRCVQGFAAGGEMGGAVAYVAEVAPDARRAALASTTQIGCLAGTMGGAIAVALLNASMSLDDLHAWGWRIPFLISAPIGVIALLVRHKMEETPDFVRMENQSKIEKVPTLTLLREYPRGVLAIACIGCCAMAGYYIPFTYFVTYFQKQQIMSAQMAGWSATLSMVVAAAAIYPFGVLSDRIGRKPVLIGANLCFIVFSYPLFMAMQTSLAWAVGAQIALGLFEAAYLSTNYTVYSELLPTKVRTSGINLGISAAAIVAGGSAPYLATWLIASTGSPTAPAWILIGAAIISGVVVLGIEESAGKALREE; encoded by the coding sequence ATGAGCGCTATACCCCGAGCTGGCGCGTTGCCGGGCGCGGTGCGAACCGCGACGTCCATACGCCGGGTGGTCCTGGCGGGCGCCATCGGCACGCTGGTCGAATACTACGATTACACCGTCTATGCGTTTCTTGCCACGACGCTGGCCATTCTTTTCTTTCCGGACATGGGCGCGTTGGCGCTGCTCTATACCTTCGCGGTGTTCGGCGTCGCGTTCGTGGTTCGCCCACTGGGTGGCATCGTGCTGGGCGCGCTGGCCGACCGCTACGGCCGCAAGCCGGCCCTGTTGGTATCCGTCGTCATGATGGTGGCCGCCACCGCGCTCATCGGGCTGCTGCCGACGTATGCGCAGGCGGGTTTTCTTGCGCCGGCGCTGCTGTGCTTGCTGCGATGCGTACAGGGATTCGCCGCGGGCGGGGAGATGGGCGGCGCGGTGGCCTACGTGGCGGAAGTCGCGCCCGATGCGCGGCGTGCCGCGTTGGCGAGCACGACGCAGATCGGCTGCCTGGCGGGAACCATGGGCGGCGCGATCGCGGTCGCGTTGCTGAACGCCTCGATGAGCCTGGACGACCTGCATGCCTGGGGCTGGCGCATTCCTTTCCTGATCTCCGCGCCGATAGGCGTGATTGCGCTGCTGGTGCGCCACAAGATGGAGGAGACGCCCGACTTCGTCCGCATGGAAAACCAGAGCAAGATCGAGAAAGTGCCCACGCTGACCCTGCTGCGCGAATACCCCAGGGGCGTGCTGGCGATCGCCTGCATAGGATGCTGCGCGATGGCGGGCTACTACATTCCGTTCACCTATTTCGTCACGTACTTTCAGAAGCAGCAGATCATGTCGGCCCAGATGGCAGGTTGGTCCGCCACCTTGTCGATGGTCGTGGCGGCGGCGGCCATCTATCCGTTCGGTGTCCTGTCCGACCGGATCGGACGCAAGCCGGTCCTGATCGGCGCGAATCTGTGTTTCATCGTCTTCAGCTACCCGCTTTTCATGGCGATGCAGACCTCGCTGGCCTGGGCCGTCGGCGCGCAGATCGCGCTGGGCCTGTTCGAAGCCGCGTATCTGTCGACCAACTACACGGTCTATAGCGAGCTGCTGCCGACCAAGGTACGCACCAGCGGCATTAACCTGGGCATCAGCGCGGCGGCGATCGTGGCGGGCGGCTCGGCCCCCTACCTGGCGACATGGCTGATCGCAAGCACGGGCTCGCCCACCGCGCCGGCATGGATACTGATCGGGGCCGCGATCATCTCGGGCGTGGTGGTGCTTGGGATCGAGGAATCGGCCGGTAAAGCACTGCGCGAGGAATGA